A stretch of Clostridium formicaceticum DNA encodes these proteins:
- the purH gene encoding bifunctional phosphoribosylaminoimidazolecarboxamide formyltransferase/IMP cyclohydrolase, with protein MIKRALISVSDKTGIVDFAKALSKLGVEILSTGGTAKLLRDGGVNAIDVSDVTGFPECLDGRVKTLHPVIHGGILAIRDNEEHQKTLQQQNITPIDLVVINLYPFKETILKEGVTMEEAIENIDIGGPTMLRSAAKNHKFVTVITDPKDYGKVLEEIKEAGDTCFATRYDLALKVFQHTSHYDTLIAAYLGKDKEGFGDTLTLTYEKVQDLRYGENPHQQAVFYREVGLQPGTLVEGIQLQGKELSFNNINDANGALELLKEFEEPTVVAIKHTNPCGVASGEDIYEAYNKAFEADPLSIFGGIIAANQVIDGRTAEKMKDVFLEVIIAPDFTEEALKIFNDKQNLRLIKLTNITAKKEKAIDMKKVAGGLLIQDVNKELIKEIEIVTEKKPTEKMMEDLVFAFKIVKHVKSNAIVLVKDKQTLAVGPGQTSRIWALQNAIKNSTHDLEGSVMASDAFFPFSDCVDAAFKAGVKAIIQPGGSLNDKLSVEACNEKGIAMVFTGMRHFKH; from the coding sequence ATGATAAAAAGAGCATTGATTAGTGTTTCTGACAAAACTGGGATTGTAGATTTTGCGAAGGCGTTATCTAAGCTGGGGGTAGAAATATTATCTACTGGAGGAACTGCAAAGCTTTTAAGAGATGGTGGTGTAAATGCCATCGATGTATCGGATGTAACCGGTTTTCCAGAATGTTTAGATGGAAGAGTAAAGACGCTGCATCCAGTAATCCATGGCGGCATTTTAGCTATACGGGATAATGAAGAACATCAAAAAACCTTACAACAACAAAATATTACTCCGATTGATTTAGTTGTTATCAATCTATATCCCTTCAAGGAGACGATTTTGAAAGAAGGGGTAACGATGGAGGAAGCCATAGAAAACATTGACATTGGTGGACCGACGATGCTACGTTCAGCTGCAAAAAATCACAAATTTGTAACAGTTATAACGGACCCTAAAGACTATGGAAAAGTCCTTGAAGAAATAAAAGAAGCAGGCGATACGTGTTTTGCAACAAGATATGACTTGGCGTTAAAGGTATTTCAACATACAAGTCATTATGACACATTGATTGCTGCTTATTTAGGGAAAGACAAGGAAGGCTTTGGCGATACTTTAACATTAACTTATGAAAAGGTACAGGACTTAAGATACGGAGAAAACCCTCATCAACAGGCAGTCTTTTATAGAGAGGTAGGTCTTCAGCCTGGCACATTGGTAGAAGGCATTCAGTTGCAGGGAAAAGAGTTGTCCTTTAATAACATTAATGATGCAAATGGGGCATTAGAACTGTTGAAAGAATTTGAAGAACCTACAGTGGTGGCGATTAAACACACCAATCCTTGTGGTGTAGCCTCTGGTGAAGATATCTACGAAGCTTATAATAAAGCCTTTGAGGCAGACCCCCTATCTATCTTTGGAGGTATTATTGCTGCCAACCAAGTCATTGATGGAAGAACAGCAGAAAAAATGAAGGATGTCTTTTTGGAAGTAATTATTGCTCCTGATTTTACAGAGGAGGCTTTGAAGATATTTAACGATAAGCAAAACCTGCGATTGATCAAGTTGACGAATATTACAGCAAAAAAAGAAAAAGCCATAGATATGAAAAAGGTAGCCGGTGGCCTTTTGATTCAAGATGTAAACAAAGAGCTAATCAAGGAAATAGAAATAGTGACAGAGAAAAAACCTACGGAAAAGATGATGGAGGACTTAGTTTTTGCCTTTAAAATTGTTAAACATGTAAAGTCCAATGCTATTGTGTTGGTGAAGGATAAGCAAACTTTAGCAGTAGGACCAGGACAAACCAGTAGAATATGGGCATTACAAAATGCTATTAAAAATAGCACCCATGACCTTGAAGGCAGCGTTATGGCATCAGACGCTTTCTTCCCTTTTAGTGATTGTGTAGACGCGGCTTTTAAGGCTGGAGTAAAAGCTATTATTCAGCCAGGGGGATCTTTAAATGATAAACTATCCGTTGAAGCTTGTAACGAGAAGGGAATTGCTATGGTGTTTACAGGAATGAGACATTTTAAGCATTAA
- the purD gene encoding phosphoribosylamine--glycine ligase: protein MRVLVIGNGGREHTIVWKLSQSPLVKEIYCAPGNPGIAQLAKCVEISVENIEELVAFSREMSIDVTIVGPEVPLVLGIADKFKQQGLKIIGPSQAAAQLEGSKAFSKDFMKKYRIPTAMYHEVHSYEEALATLKEYSFPVVIKADGLAAGKGVLICSNQQEAEKALEDILITKVFGSAGNKVVIEEFLEGIETSVLCFTDSKTIVPMVSSQDHKRIYDGDQGPNTGGMGTYSPNYVYTDEVAKIVERDILQPTLEGIQKENMDYKGIVFIGLMITKEGPKVLEYNVRFGDPETQVVLPRLDTDLMEIFLAMLEEKLSDIKINWNNKAVVCVVLASGGYPGDYEKGKEITGLEEVKENTIVFHAGTAMKEGKLVTNGGRVLGVTSWAQDIETAKKQAYMHVENIHFAGKTYRKDIAVR from the coding sequence TTGAGAGTATTGGTGATTGGTAATGGTGGCCGAGAGCATACGATTGTTTGGAAATTAAGTCAAAGTCCATTGGTAAAGGAAATATACTGCGCTCCTGGCAATCCTGGTATAGCCCAGCTAGCAAAGTGCGTAGAAATATCTGTGGAAAATATAGAAGAACTTGTAGCTTTTTCCCGGGAAATGTCAATTGATGTAACTATCGTGGGGCCAGAGGTGCCATTGGTGTTGGGAATTGCTGATAAATTCAAGCAACAGGGTTTGAAAATCATAGGGCCTTCTCAGGCAGCGGCTCAATTAGAAGGCAGCAAAGCCTTTTCGAAAGATTTTATGAAAAAGTACCGTATTCCTACTGCTATGTACCATGAGGTGCATTCCTATGAGGAGGCGTTAGCAACTTTGAAGGAATATAGTTTTCCAGTAGTGATTAAGGCAGACGGCTTGGCGGCAGGTAAAGGGGTCTTAATCTGTAGCAACCAACAAGAGGCCGAGAAGGCTTTGGAGGATATACTTATCACGAAGGTCTTTGGAAGCGCAGGAAATAAAGTAGTTATCGAAGAATTTTTAGAAGGGATAGAAACCTCCGTCCTTTGTTTTACAGATAGTAAGACCATTGTGCCAATGGTAAGCAGTCAGGATCATAAGAGGATTTATGATGGCGATCAAGGTCCAAATACTGGAGGGATGGGAACTTACTCTCCTAATTATGTTTACACCGATGAAGTTGCTAAAATTGTAGAAAGGGATATTTTACAACCTACATTGGAGGGAATACAGAAGGAAAATATGGATTACAAAGGCATTGTTTTTATTGGTTTGATGATTACAAAAGAAGGCCCAAAGGTATTAGAATATAATGTAAGGTTTGGAGATCCTGAAACCCAGGTGGTTTTGCCAAGGTTAGATACAGACTTGATGGAAATATTTCTTGCCATGCTAGAGGAAAAACTTTCTGACATAAAGATTAACTGGAATAATAAAGCGGTGGTATGTGTGGTATTGGCTTCGGGTGGGTATCCTGGAGATTATGAAAAGGGTAAGGAAATTACAGGTTTAGAGGAAGTGAAAGAAAACACCATTGTTTTTCATGCTGGCACTGCTATGAAGGAAGGGAAGTTAGTAACCAATGGTGGACGGGTATTGGGGGTCACTTCTTGGGCACAGGATATAGAAACTGCTAAAAAACAAGCCTATATGCATGTAGAGAATATACATTTTGCAGGAAAAACCTATCGTAAAGATATAGCAGTGAGATAA
- a CDS encoding methyl-accepting chemotaxis protein yields the protein MRKILGNIRLNNFIMAIVFLGLISMILIGVTGYTGINNIHYRVNSMYYDAVIPSQQASDINHKFMSIRVESLRMLDIGYNLSIANNINKLDQQLKEVIDDYLETEREGINRDSALFSTIIKDYDQYMEAWQGVQTKLMEQEEVSLDERFRLDSRGNAIFNNLSYILLENKERAEALNKESIAIYNENSKNLVKIFIIGTALLLFFSLIIIKVFKVSINDMLEVYKKIATGNLAVSIDTIGKNEFGTMKKTLSYTIENFSKMLKSIKENSNENSDSAHALSSICQQMTAAAQEVAEAVQGVAKGSNDQTQELEKVKMILNDFSEALEKVVKEIGTIHTSTKETDKMILQGNEKLQHLVSSTENISTSFHQVSSNVTSLNEKISKIADITELINSISEQTNLLALNAAIEAARAGEAGKGFAVVADEIRKLADQSQRSSQDINELLTNITIDRERITHTTADGIYNLQTQEKVVEEAINSFKEILQNIEGIIPKIERVSGEIKEVNENKNHVAMNVDAVLKISEENAAVAQHIAASSEEMSASVEEVASTAQVLNTMTLKMQEEMGQFILEEN from the coding sequence GTGAGGAAAATATTAGGCAATATCAGGCTTAATAATTTTATTATGGCTATTGTGTTTTTGGGACTTATCTCTATGATTCTTATAGGTGTCACAGGATATACAGGAATTAATAATATCCACTATAGAGTAAATAGCATGTATTATGATGCTGTTATCCCTAGTCAGCAGGCCAGTGACATCAATCATAAGTTTATGAGCATTAGGGTAGAGAGTCTACGTATGTTAGATATAGGCTATAATCTTAGTATTGCTAATAACATAAATAAGCTAGATCAGCAATTAAAAGAGGTAATCGATGATTACTTAGAAACAGAAAGAGAGGGCATCAACAGAGATTCAGCATTGTTTAGTACAATTATAAAAGACTATGATCAATATATGGAAGCTTGGCAAGGGGTACAAACAAAATTAATGGAGCAAGAGGAAGTCAGTCTTGATGAAAGATTTAGGTTAGATAGTAGAGGAAATGCTATTTTTAATAACCTAAGCTATATTTTATTAGAAAATAAAGAAAGAGCAGAAGCTCTTAATAAAGAGAGCATTGCCATTTATAATGAAAATAGTAAAAATCTTGTAAAAATTTTTATTATAGGGACTGCTTTACTGTTGTTCTTTTCCCTCATCATTATTAAAGTTTTCAAGGTCTCTATCAATGATATGTTAGAAGTTTACAAGAAGATAGCTACTGGAAATCTAGCTGTTTCCATAGATACCATTGGAAAAAATGAGTTTGGAACAATGAAAAAAACCCTATCATACACGATTGAAAACTTTTCTAAGATGCTGAAAAGTATTAAAGAAAATTCTAATGAAAACAGTGACAGCGCCCATGCCTTATCCTCTATTTGTCAACAGATGACAGCGGCTGCTCAGGAGGTTGCGGAGGCTGTACAAGGGGTGGCAAAGGGTTCTAACGATCAAACACAGGAGTTAGAAAAAGTTAAAATGATATTGAATGATTTTAGTGAGGCATTAGAAAAGGTTGTTAAGGAGATAGGAACAATCCATACCAGCACAAAAGAGACAGACAAAATGATTCTACAAGGAAATGAAAAATTGCAACACTTAGTAAGTTCTACAGAAAATATCAGCACTTCCTTCCATCAAGTAAGCAGTAATGTAACCTCCTTGAACGAAAAAATTAGTAAAATTGCTGATATTACAGAGCTTATCAATAGCATATCAGAGCAAACCAACCTGCTGGCGTTAAATGCTGCTATAGAAGCTGCAAGAGCAGGGGAAGCTGGGAAAGGGTTTGCGGTAGTTGCTGATGAAATCAGAAAATTAGCTGATCAATCCCAAAGATCATCTCAAGACATCAATGAATTACTGACAAACATTACAATCGACAGAGAAAGAATTACCCATACCACAGCCGACGGTATTTATAATCTACAAACGCAAGAGAAAGTGGTGGAGGAAGCTATCAACTCCTTTAAAGAAATATTACAAAATATAGAGGGGATTATACCGAAAATAGAAAGGGTTAGTGGTGAGATCAAAGAGGTAAACGAAAACAAAAATCATGTTGCGATGAATGTAGACGCTGTTTTGAAAATTTCTGAAGAAAATGCTGCTGTTGCTCAACACATCGCTGCTTCCTCTGAAGAAATGAGTGCTTCCGTAGAAGAGGTAGCATCGACAGCGCAAGTGCTAAATACAATGACCTTGAAAATGCAGGAAGAAATGGGACAATTTATCTTAGAAGAAAATTAA
- a CDS encoding MetQ/NlpA family ABC transporter substrate-binding protein: MKKKSILLIIGLLVITLLAGCTKAKPTGEATIAEGDVEGDVTVLTIGATPVPHMEILEFIQPILLEEGIQLNITEFTDYVTPNLALADGEIDANFFQHVPYMETFATNNNLQLSAVAKVHVEPLGLYSKKLAAFEDLEEGATISIPNDPTNGGRALLLLEYYGLIELAEDAGLEATEKDIASNPKNLKFVALEAPLLPRSLDDVAASVINTNYALETGFNPVKDSLIIEDANSPYANVLTIRPEDQNNEAILALVDVLNSPEVKAFLETKYEGAIVPAF; the protein is encoded by the coding sequence ATGAAAAAGAAAAGTATTTTATTAATTATTGGATTATTGGTAATAACCTTATTAGCAGGTTGTACAAAGGCTAAACCTACAGGGGAGGCTACAATTGCAGAGGGAGATGTAGAAGGAGATGTAACTGTATTAACAATCGGTGCTACCCCAGTACCCCATATGGAAATACTCGAGTTTATTCAACCTATCCTTCTTGAAGAAGGTATCCAACTTAACATAACAGAGTTTACTGATTATGTAACCCCTAACTTAGCACTAGCCGATGGCGAAATTGATGCTAATTTCTTCCAGCATGTACCTTACATGGAAACTTTCGCTACCAACAACAACTTACAATTAAGCGCTGTAGCTAAAGTACATGTGGAACCATTGGGTCTTTATTCTAAAAAACTAGCTGCTTTCGAAGATTTAGAGGAAGGAGCTACCATTTCCATTCCAAATGATCCAACCAATGGTGGTCGAGCGTTGCTATTATTGGAATATTATGGGCTGATTGAATTAGCAGAAGATGCTGGATTAGAAGCTACTGAAAAAGATATTGCCTCTAATCCGAAAAACTTAAAATTTGTTGCTTTAGAAGCCCCGCTGCTACCTAGATCATTAGATGACGTAGCTGCCTCTGTCATCAATACCAACTATGCTTTAGAGACTGGTTTCAACCCTGTAAAAGATTCATTGATTATAGAGGATGCTAATTCCCCTTATGCCAACGTGTTGACAATACGTCCAGAGGATCAAAACAATGAAGCTATTTTAGCTCTAGTTGATGTATTAAATTCTCCAGAAGTTAAAGCGTTTCTTGAAACTAAATACGAAGGAGCTATTGTACCTGCTTTTTAA
- a CDS encoding methionine ABC transporter permease: MERLLNLIIPSIQETFYMVSLSTLLAVLIGTPLGILLVVTRKDHIMEHKMLHHCFSYIVNMGRSFPFIILMISIIPFTRMVVGTAIGTTAAIVPLTVATIPFFSRVIENALLEVNKGVIEASQAMGASNFQIIYKVLIPESMPAIILGITITIVNVIGYSAMGGAVGAGGLGDLAIRYGYHRFDKDVMLWTVILLILIVQIVQASGNFIAKKIDRR, from the coding sequence ATGGAAAGATTATTAAATCTTATTATTCCTTCTATACAGGAGACTTTTTATATGGTTTCTCTCTCTACGTTGTTAGCCGTATTGATAGGAACTCCCTTAGGCATTCTTCTTGTAGTTACTAGAAAAGATCATATTATGGAGCACAAAATGCTGCATCATTGTTTTTCTTACATTGTGAACATGGGACGCTCCTTCCCTTTTATTATTTTAATGATCTCTATCATTCCCTTTACCCGTATGGTAGTAGGAACCGCTATTGGAACAACGGCAGCGATCGTTCCTTTGACAGTAGCAACCATCCCTTTTTTCTCCAGGGTGATTGAAAATGCTCTCCTAGAGGTAAACAAGGGTGTTATAGAAGCCTCTCAAGCAATGGGTGCTAGCAATTTTCAAATTATTTACAAGGTTTTAATTCCAGAAAGCATGCCAGCTATTATCTTAGGTATTACCATCACCATCGTCAATGTTATTGGCTACTCCGCTATGGGGGGAGCAGTTGGAGCAGGTGGCTTAGGAGACTTGGCCATTCGATACGGCTATCACCGTTTCGACAAAGACGTCATGCTATGGACAGTAATATTACTTATTTTAATAGTACAAATTGTTCAAGCTTCAGGAAACTTTATCGCTAAAAAAATTGATAGGAGGTAA
- a CDS encoding methionine ABC transporter ATP-binding protein — protein sequence MIQLKNLSKLYESKEGNVLALKNINLNIDKGDIYGIMGLSGAGKSTLIRCINLLETPTNGEVWVDGVDLTKLSPHLLRQSRRNMGMIFQNYHLLTSRNVEKNVAYPLELNGVKKHEIKERVEQLLQLVGLWDKRKHYPSQLSGGQRQRVAIARALATNPQILLSDEATSALDPITSRSILNLLKEINEKLNITVVLITHQMEVIEQICNRVAVLKDGEVVEEGLAQQVFKTPQHPYTKLLLGHKAFEKHQPIPFNLFRNVKAGGL from the coding sequence ATGATTCAATTAAAAAATCTTAGTAAACTCTATGAATCTAAAGAAGGTAATGTCTTAGCATTAAAAAACATTAACTTAAACATAGACAAAGGAGATATTTACGGTATTATGGGCCTTAGTGGTGCAGGAAAATCCACCTTGATTCGCTGCATTAATCTCTTAGAAACCCCTACTAACGGAGAAGTATGGGTAGATGGTGTTGACTTAACGAAACTTTCTCCCCACCTTCTGAGACAATCCCGTAGAAATATGGGCATGATTTTTCAAAACTATCATCTTCTTACCAGCAGAAATGTAGAAAAAAATGTTGCTTATCCTTTAGAACTTAACGGTGTAAAAAAGCATGAGATAAAAGAAAGAGTAGAACAACTACTGCAGTTAGTAGGCCTATGGGATAAAAGAAAGCACTATCCATCCCAGCTGAGTGGTGGTCAAAGACAAAGGGTAGCTATCGCAAGGGCCTTAGCTACAAATCCTCAAATCCTCTTAAGTGATGAAGCTACTTCCGCTCTCGATCCTATTACCAGCAGAAGTATCCTGAACTTATTAAAAGAGATCAACGAAAAGTTGAATATAACCGTAGTATTAATCACCCATCAAATGGAGGTTATAGAGCAAATATGTAATAGAGTAGCAGTGTTAAAAGATGGAGAGGTTGTAGAGGAAGGCCTTGCTCAACAGGTATTTAAAACCCCACAGCATCCCTATACAAAGTTGTTGTTAGGTCACAAGGCCTTTGAAAAGCATCAGCCTATTCCCTTTAATTTATTTAGAAATGTTAAGGCAGGTGGACTATAA
- a CDS encoding YerC/YecD family TrpR-related protein, with protein sequence MSYESKIKDQFTDELFEAILKLETVEECYRFFEDVCTIKEIRSISQRLGVAKLLKEGGTYNEIEKITGASTATISRVNRCLHYGADGYKLILQRLQQQDQEVIEK encoded by the coding sequence TTGTCCTATGAATCAAAAATTAAAGATCAATTTACCGATGAATTATTCGAAGCTATTTTAAAACTAGAGACAGTAGAAGAGTGCTATAGATTTTTTGAAGATGTTTGTACTATTAAGGAGATACGTTCTATTTCTCAAAGACTAGGGGTGGCGAAGTTGTTGAAGGAAGGCGGTACTTATAATGAAATAGAAAAGATTACTGGTGCCAGTACAGCTACTATCAGTAGGGTGAATCGATGTTTGCACTATGGAGCAGATGGATATAAACTAATTTTACAGAGATTGCAACAGCAGGATCAGGAAGTGATAGAAAAATAA
- the dapG gene encoding aspartate kinase codes for MNIIVQKFGGTSVATKERRSMVMNKIDEAKKAGYAVVVVVSAMGRKGEPYATDTLRGLILEDASTYNLKHLDLLMSCGEVISSVVLASALETMGYAAIPLTGYQAGILTDDTFGSADILSIDSNKILPHLEEGKVVIIAGFQGATKDGFITTLGRGGSDTSATALGVALKAKQVEIYTDVDGIMTADPNVVPKARIIDEINYDEVFQMAEKGAKVIHPRAVEIAQNGNIPVKIKNTMSTHPGTSIHYCRKKRGTLYSGKSCEQLLTAITHKDGIVQVTIYTEGSSDSQLLSALAKASISIDMINFFMDKKVFTIEEVQVTALEAILKDFQVKYSILQACSKVTIIGSRITGIPGVMATVVNALTKEGIKILQTSDSHATISCLVKQEDAKKAVCTLHEAFHLDQ; via the coding sequence GTGAATATTATTGTACAAAAATTTGGAGGCACTTCTGTTGCTACAAAGGAAAGAAGATCCATGGTGATGAATAAAATAGATGAAGCTAAAAAAGCTGGCTATGCTGTAGTTGTAGTAGTTTCTGCTATGGGGCGAAAAGGTGAGCCCTATGCTACCGACACACTACGTGGGTTAATCTTAGAAGATGCTTCTACCTATAACCTAAAACATTTAGATCTTCTAATGTCCTGTGGAGAAGTGATCTCTTCTGTTGTACTGGCTTCCGCCCTAGAGACAATGGGTTATGCAGCTATTCCTCTTACAGGCTACCAAGCAGGTATCCTAACCGATGATACCTTTGGCAGCGCAGATATACTGAGTATAGATAGTAATAAGATATTACCTCATCTAGAAGAAGGTAAGGTTGTTATTATTGCTGGCTTTCAAGGAGCTACTAAGGATGGTTTTATCACCACCTTAGGTCGTGGAGGCAGCGATACTTCAGCCACAGCCTTAGGGGTAGCACTGAAGGCAAAGCAGGTAGAAATTTATACGGATGTGGATGGTATCATGACAGCGGATCCAAACGTAGTACCAAAGGCAAGAATTATCGATGAAATAAATTATGATGAAGTATTCCAGATGGCGGAAAAGGGGGCAAAAGTAATTCATCCAAGAGCTGTAGAAATTGCTCAGAATGGCAATATTCCTGTTAAAATTAAAAATACCATGTCTACCCATCCAGGTACCAGCATTCACTATTGCCGTAAAAAGAGGGGAACACTGTATTCTGGCAAATCTTGCGAACAATTGTTAACCGCCATTACGCATAAAGACGGCATCGTTCAGGTTACAATCTATACGGAGGGGAGTTCGGATAGTCAATTGCTCTCAGCTTTAGCAAAGGCAAGTATTAGCATCGATATGATCAACTTTTTTATGGATAAAAAAGTTTTTACTATCGAAGAAGTGCAAGTTACAGCTTTAGAAGCAATATTGAAGGATTTCCAGGTAAAGTATTCTATTCTCCAAGCCTGCAGCAAAGTTACCATCATAGGTTCCCGCATTACGGGGATACCCGGCGTGATGGCTACAGTAGTAAATGCTTTAACTAAGGAAGGTATTAAAATTTTGCAAACCTCTGATTCTCACGCTACAATTTCCTGCCTTGTAAAACAGGAGGATGCAAAAAAAGCAGTATGCACTTTGCATGAAGCTTTTCATTTGGATCAATAA
- a CDS encoding electron transfer flavoprotein subunit beta/FixA family protein, with translation MNIVVLIKQVPDMDKVKFDSEKGTIDRKSAGTEINPFDLNALETAIQIKEKTDGKVTVLSMGPPSAEDALREAIARGADEGFLISDKYFGGADTKATSHTLAAGIKKIGDFHLIIAGEKTVDGDTGQVGAETAGYLNIPHVSYVSRIEEVGLENLQVVSEISSGSYLKEMRLPGLITVTKNINTPRLPAFKRKMMARKAEIKKLTLEDLQEFLSVEEVGLKGSPTWVNKIEIPSVSTREGKIFRDDIMKATDTLVELFKEIKVVEV, from the coding sequence ATGAACATTGTGGTATTGATTAAGCAGGTACCTGACATGGATAAAGTAAAGTTTGATAGTGAAAAAGGTACGATAGATAGAAAATCTGCGGGAACAGAAATTAATCCTTTTGATCTAAATGCATTGGAGACAGCAATACAAATTAAAGAGAAAACCGACGGAAAAGTAACAGTACTGAGTATGGGTCCTCCTAGTGCAGAAGATGCCTTAAGGGAGGCTATTGCCCGTGGTGCTGATGAGGGCTTTTTAATTAGCGACAAGTACTTTGGTGGTGCTGATACAAAAGCTACTTCTCACACACTAGCTGCTGGAATTAAGAAAATTGGTGATTTTCACCTTATTATTGCAGGAGAAAAAACGGTAGATGGAGATACAGGACAGGTAGGTGCCGAAACAGCAGGTTATTTAAATATACCCCATGTTTCTTATGTGAGTCGCATAGAAGAAGTGGGACTAGAAAACTTGCAGGTGGTGTCGGAAATATCTTCTGGATCTTATCTAAAGGAGATGAGGTTGCCAGGTTTGATTACCGTAACAAAAAATATTAATACCCCACGACTACCTGCTTTTAAAAGAAAAATGATGGCTAGAAAAGCAGAAATAAAGAAGCTTACCCTTGAGGATTTACAGGAATTTTTATCAGTAGAAGAAGTTGGATTAAAGGGTTCACCAACTTGGGTAAATAAAATTGAAATACCCTCTGTTTCAACGAGGGAAGGCAAAATTTTTCGTGACGATATAATGAAGGCTACTGATACATTGGTGGAACTCTTCAAAGAAATCAAAGTGGTGGAGGTGTAA
- a CDS encoding electron transfer flavoprotein subunit alpha/FixB family protein, with amino-acid sequence MTEKTHRGILVFAEQKDGRIHKVTYELLNKGRTLAESLEVPVYAIALGPKNMEVEELIYRGADEVFYGEEDAFNQPDELLYKENIVALINRIKPEICLFGATTFGRSLAPRVAGSLETGLTADCTELKIDEDGKLIQIRPAFSDNILAHIKTKTYPQMATIRYKEFSEAKRDGQRQGKITKIEAILLENPAVRILKQLQSNEIDISEAEVVVAGGRGLKSSEDFHMLKELAALLGGVVGASRAVVEEDYISSDHQVGYSGNRVKPKLYIACGISGAPQHLAGMREAENIVAINTDPSAPIFNIADVGIVGDLYEVIPMLINKINNQKAKLANA; translated from the coding sequence ATGACAGAGAAAACCCATAGAGGTATTCTAGTCTTTGCAGAACAAAAAGATGGTAGGATACATAAAGTTACCTATGAACTTTTAAATAAAGGAAGGACGTTGGCAGAAAGCTTAGAAGTGCCGGTATATGCTATTGCATTAGGTCCAAAGAACATGGAGGTCGAAGAACTGATTTATCGAGGAGCGGATGAGGTTTTCTATGGGGAAGAGGATGCATTTAATCAGCCGGATGAATTATTGTACAAGGAAAATATCGTGGCTCTTATAAACCGTATAAAACCTGAAATATGTTTGTTTGGGGCCACTACCTTTGGAAGATCCTTAGCCCCACGGGTGGCAGGCAGTCTAGAAACTGGATTAACGGCAGATTGCACGGAGTTAAAGATTGATGAAGATGGAAAACTGATTCAAATTCGGCCAGCTTTTAGTGATAATATTTTAGCACATATTAAAACAAAAACTTATCCTCAGATGGCAACCATTCGATATAAGGAATTTTCTGAGGCCAAACGAGATGGACAACGTCAAGGGAAGATTACAAAAATTGAGGCTATCTTATTAGAGAATCCAGCAGTAAGGATTTTAAAGCAGCTGCAATCCAATGAAATCGATATCAGTGAGGCGGAAGTTGTAGTAGCAGGTGGGAGAGGATTAAAATCTTCTGAGGATTTTCATATGTTAAAGGAGCTGGCTGCCTTATTAGGAGGCGTGGTTGGTGCCAGCAGAGCTGTTGTGGAGGAGGATTATATTTCTAGCGACCATCAAGTAGGTTATAGTGGTAATCGTGTGAAGCCTAAACTATATATCGCCTGTGGGATTTCTGGCGCGCCGCAGCATTTAGCTGGAATGCGGGAGGCAGAAAATATCGTTGCTATCAATACAGACCCTTCAGCCCCCATATTTAATATTGCGGATGTTGGGATTGTAGGGGATTTATATGAAGTGATACCTATGCTGATCAATAAAATAAATAACCAAAAAGCTAAGTTAGCTAATGCTTAG